From the genome of Vibrio navarrensis, one region includes:
- the lpxC gene encoding UDP-3-O-acyl-N-acetylglucosamine deacetylase, producing MIRQRTLKEMVKTTGVGLHSGRKVTLTLRPAAANTGIIYRRTDLNPPVDFPADPASVRDTMLCTALVSDDGVRISTVEHLNAALAGMGIDNVIVEVDAPEIPIMDGSASPFVYLLQQAGIEFQNAAKRFIRIKKPVRFEDGDKWAEFVPFNGFRMDFEIDFNHPAIESDEQRLLFDFSSQGFVREISRARTFGFMRDIEYLQSQNLVLGGSFDNAIVLDDYRILNEEGLRFENEFVTHKVLDAIGDLYMCGHAIIGEFRAYKSGHGLNNQLLRAVLADQEAWEWTTFEEEAGSPVAFAEPNMVFA from the coding sequence ATGATCAGACAACGTACTCTGAAGGAAATGGTGAAAACAACTGGTGTGGGCCTCCACTCTGGTCGTAAAGTCACATTGACTCTTCGCCCTGCCGCTGCAAATACCGGTATTATTTATCGTCGTACGGATCTGAATCCGCCAGTCGATTTTCCAGCAGATCCGGCTTCGGTCCGTGACACTATGCTGTGTACCGCACTTGTGAGCGATGACGGTGTTCGCATATCCACTGTTGAGCATCTAAACGCCGCACTGGCGGGTATGGGCATCGACAATGTGATCGTTGAAGTCGACGCACCTGAAATCCCCATTATGGATGGCAGCGCAAGCCCATTTGTTTATCTGCTCCAGCAAGCGGGTATTGAATTCCAAAATGCGGCAAAGCGTTTTATTCGAATCAAGAAACCTGTACGTTTCGAAGATGGCGATAAATGGGCTGAGTTTGTCCCATTTAATGGCTTCCGCATGGATTTTGAGATCGACTTTAACCATCCAGCCATTGAGTCTGACGAGCAACGTTTGTTGTTTGATTTCTCTTCGCAAGGTTTTGTACGTGAAATTTCTCGTGCTCGTACCTTCGGCTTTATGCGTGACATTGAGTACCTTCAATCGCAAAACCTCGTCTTGGGTGGCAGTTTTGATAACGCTATCGTACTGGATGATTACCGTATCCTAAACGAAGAAGGCTTGCGTTTTGAGAATGAGTTTGTGACTCACAAAGTTCTGGACGCGATTGGCGATCTTTACATGTGTGGTCATGCGATTATTGGTGAGTTCCGCGCCTACAAATCAGGGCACGGTTTAAACAACCAACTATTACGTGCAGTACTGGCAGATCAAGAAGCGTGGGAATGGACTACCTTCGAAGAAGAAGCGGGTTCACCAGTTGCCTTTGCTGAACCGAATATGGTTTTCGCTTAA
- the murG gene encoding undecaprenyldiphospho-muramoylpentapeptide beta-N-acetylglucosaminyltransferase, translating to MKKNKRLMVMAGGTGGHVFPGLAVAKKLQQQGWEIRWLGTADRMEAELVPKHGIEIDFIKVKGLRGQGWKRLLVAPLQIINAILQAKAHIKAWQPDAVLGMGGYVSGPGGIAAWLSGIPVVLHEQNAVAGLTNQWLAKIAKKVFQAFPGAFPQADVVGNPVRDDVVALAEPLQRMQNRQGPIRILVMGGSQGARILNQTLPAVMATLGSGFEIRHQAGKENAQEVEQAYQQAGVKHAQVSEFIDDVAAEYAWADLLVCRSGALTVSEVSAAGVAAIFIPFMHKDRQQALNADHLVACGAAKMIEQPQLTVEKLVAEIQPLDRNRLLAMAIKARAAAQTNADQVVADAIIALTNKN from the coding sequence ATGAAAAAGAATAAACGACTGATGGTAATGGCCGGCGGAACAGGTGGACACGTGTTCCCGGGTTTGGCTGTTGCCAAAAAACTTCAGCAACAGGGCTGGGAAATCCGTTGGCTGGGCACGGCCGATCGTATGGAAGCCGAATTGGTGCCGAAACACGGCATTGAGATTGATTTTATTAAAGTCAAAGGATTGCGTGGTCAAGGATGGAAGCGCCTACTGGTAGCGCCGTTGCAAATCATCAACGCTATTTTACAAGCGAAAGCCCACATCAAAGCGTGGCAGCCGGATGCGGTACTGGGGATGGGCGGCTACGTCAGTGGCCCGGGCGGCATTGCGGCATGGCTATCCGGCATTCCAGTGGTGCTGCATGAACAAAACGCGGTGGCGGGTTTAACCAATCAATGGCTGGCAAAAATTGCCAAAAAAGTGTTCCAAGCTTTTCCGGGCGCATTTCCACAAGCTGACGTGGTCGGCAACCCGGTACGTGATGATGTGGTCGCTCTCGCTGAGCCGCTACAACGCATGCAAAACCGCCAAGGGCCAATCCGCATTTTGGTGATGGGCGGCAGTCAGGGCGCGCGCATTCTCAATCAAACTCTGCCTGCGGTTATGGCGACCTTAGGTAGCGGCTTTGAGATTCGCCACCAAGCGGGAAAAGAGAACGCGCAAGAGGTCGAACAAGCCTACCAACAAGCGGGCGTCAAACACGCACAAGTGAGTGAGTTTATCGACGATGTGGCCGCCGAATACGCATGGGCGGATCTGTTGGTGTGTCGCTCTGGTGCGTTGACGGTATCTGAAGTTTCTGCCGCGGGCGTGGCAGCCATTTTTATCCCGTTTATGCATAAAGATCGCCAACAGGCGTTAAACGCAGACCATCTGGTCGCCTGCGGCGCAGCGAAGATGATTGAGCAACCACAGCTCACCGTGGAAAAACTGGTGGCGGAGATCCAGCCGCTGGATCGCAACCGCTTACTCGCGATGGCAATAAAGGCCAGAGCCGCGGCACAGACCAACGCAGACCAAGTGGTTGCCGACGCGATCATCGCGCTAACCAATAAGAATTAA
- the ftsZ gene encoding cell division protein FtsZ translates to MFEPMMEMSDDAVIKVVGVGGGGGNAVEHMVRESIEGVEFISVNTDAQALRKTSVGNVIQIGGNITKGLGAGANPQVGRDAALEDKERIKEVLDGADMVFIAAGMGGGTGTGAAPVIAEVAKELGILTVAVVTKPFSFEGKKRLAFAEQGIDELSKHVDSLITIPNEKLLKVLGRGVTLLEAFASANDVLKNAVQGIAELITRPGMINVDFADVRTVMSEMGHAMMGSGIAKGEDRAEEAAEMAISSPLLEDIDLAGARGVLVNITAGLDMRLDEFETVGNTVKAFASDNATVVIGTSLDPDMADEIRVTVVATGIGNDKKPDITLVSGGKTKVAQPVVAAKVEEKPAQSMQERTQVTPQPSAPVSSSQTSGSQNTAPKPEKESGYLDIPAFLRRQAD, encoded by the coding sequence ATGTTTGAACCGATGATGGAAATGTCTGACGATGCTGTAATTAAAGTCGTTGGGGTTGGCGGTGGCGGCGGTAACGCTGTAGAGCACATGGTGCGTGAATCCATCGAAGGCGTGGAATTCATCAGCGTCAACACTGATGCACAAGCGCTTCGTAAGACGAGTGTGGGGAACGTAATCCAAATCGGTGGCAACATCACCAAAGGTTTGGGTGCGGGCGCAAATCCACAAGTAGGTCGTGACGCAGCTCTAGAAGACAAAGAAAGAATTAAAGAAGTGCTCGATGGTGCCGATATGGTATTTATCGCAGCTGGTATGGGCGGTGGTACCGGAACTGGTGCCGCGCCAGTGATTGCTGAAGTTGCCAAGGAATTGGGGATTTTGACCGTTGCTGTTGTGACCAAGCCATTTAGCTTTGAAGGTAAAAAGCGTTTAGCGTTTGCAGAGCAGGGCATTGACGAGCTATCGAAACACGTTGACTCGCTGATCACCATTCCAAACGAGAAATTGCTCAAAGTGCTTGGCCGTGGTGTCACCCTTTTGGAAGCCTTTGCTAGCGCGAATGACGTACTAAAAAATGCCGTTCAAGGTATCGCAGAGCTGATTACACGCCCTGGCATGATTAACGTCGACTTTGCAGACGTACGTACAGTGATGTCTGAAATGGGTCACGCCATGATGGGCAGCGGTATCGCTAAAGGTGAAGACCGAGCAGAAGAGGCCGCTGAAATGGCGATTTCCAGCCCACTGCTTGAAGATATCGATCTTGCTGGCGCTCGTGGTGTTCTGGTGAACATTACGGCGGGTCTGGATATGCGTCTGGATGAGTTCGAGACAGTTGGTAACACGGTCAAAGCGTTTGCTTCGGACAATGCCACTGTGGTTATCGGTACTTCTCTAGACCCAGACATGGCTGACGAAATCCGCGTTACCGTTGTGGCGACAGGTATTGGCAACGACAAGAAACCAGACATTACCTTGGTTTCTGGTGGTAAAACCAAAGTTGCTCAACCTGTAGTGGCAGCGAAAGTGGAAGAAAAACCGGCACAGAGTATGCAGGAGAGAACTCAGGTTACTCCTCAGCCATCCGCGCCAGTCTCTTCTTCCCAAACCTCTGGCAGCCAGAATACGGCGCCGAAGCCAGAGAAAGAGAGCGGTTACTTGGATATTCCGGCATTTTTACGTCGTCAGGCTGATTAA
- the murC gene encoding UDP-N-acetylmuramate--L-alanine ligase, with protein sequence MTIQHTQDLAQIRAMVPEMRRVKSIHFIGIGGAGMSGIAEVLLNEGYQITGSDIAENAVTERLAQKGGKVFIGHQASNIDQASVVVVSTAINEANPEVKAAREARIPIVRRAEMLAELMRFRHGIAVAGTHGKTTTTALVTQIYSEAGLDPTFVNGGLVKSAGTNARLGSSRILIAEADESDASFLHLQPMVSIVTNIEADHMDTYGGDFETLKQTFIDFLHNLPFYGQAIVCIDDPVIRELIPRISRQVITYGFSPDADVRIENYRQDGQQGKFTVVRKDRANLEITLNIPGRHNALNASAAIAVATEDDISDDAILAAMIGTQGTGRRFEHLGEFETGNGSAMLVDDYGHHPTEVGVTINAARNGWQEKRLVMIFQPHRYSRTRDLYDDFANVLEQVDVLIMLDVYAAGEKPIAGADGRALCRTIRSRGKLDPIFVPDSAQLPSVLANVLQDGDLVLAQGAGDVGKVARHLAALELNIAKMKSLS encoded by the coding sequence ATGACGATTCAACATACGCAAGATTTAGCCCAAATCCGAGCCATGGTGCCAGAGATGCGCCGTGTGAAGTCTATCCACTTCATTGGAATTGGTGGCGCGGGGATGAGCGGCATCGCGGAAGTACTCTTGAATGAAGGCTACCAAATCACCGGCTCTGACATAGCAGAAAATGCGGTGACTGAACGTTTGGCGCAAAAAGGGGGCAAGGTATTTATCGGCCACCAAGCCAGTAATATTGACCAAGCGAGTGTCGTGGTGGTTTCGACGGCCATCAACGAGGCGAATCCAGAAGTGAAAGCCGCTCGTGAAGCGCGTATTCCGATTGTGCGCCGTGCTGAAATGCTGGCGGAGCTGATGCGTTTTCGTCATGGTATTGCGGTTGCGGGCACGCACGGTAAAACCACCACTACGGCGTTAGTGACACAAATTTACTCAGAAGCGGGGCTCGATCCGACGTTTGTCAACGGCGGATTAGTTAAAAGCGCAGGTACCAACGCGCGCTTAGGCTCAAGCCGCATCTTGATCGCCGAAGCCGATGAAAGCGATGCCTCTTTTTTGCACTTGCAGCCGATGGTCAGCATCGTCACCAATATTGAAGCCGATCATATGGACACCTATGGCGGTGATTTTGAAACGTTGAAGCAGACCTTCATCGATTTTCTGCACAATTTGCCGTTTTACGGGCAGGCGATAGTCTGCATTGATGATCCGGTGATCCGCGAGCTGATCCCAAGAATTAGCCGCCAAGTGATCACCTACGGTTTTTCACCAGACGCCGACGTGCGTATTGAAAACTATCGCCAAGACGGGCAGCAAGGCAAATTTACCGTGGTGCGTAAAGATCGCGCTAATCTGGAGATCACCTTGAACATTCCGGGGCGACATAATGCGCTTAACGCTTCAGCGGCGATTGCGGTGGCAACCGAAGACGATATTAGCGATGACGCGATCTTGGCCGCAATGATTGGCACGCAAGGAACCGGTCGTCGTTTTGAGCACCTTGGCGAATTTGAGACGGGCAACGGCAGCGCCATGCTGGTGGATGACTATGGCCATCACCCAACCGAGGTCGGCGTGACGATCAACGCCGCGCGCAATGGCTGGCAGGAGAAACGCCTAGTGATGATTTTTCAGCCACATCGCTACAGCCGCACTCGTGATCTCTATGATGACTTTGCTAATGTACTGGAACAGGTCGATGTACTGATTATGCTGGATGTCTATGCCGCCGGAGAAAAACCGATCGCGGGAGCCGATGGTCGTGCGCTCTGTCGTACTATTCGCAGCCGCGGCAAATTGGATCCGATTTTCGTTCCCGACTCGGCCCAGCTTCCGTCAGTGCTTGCGAATGTGCTGCAAGATGGCGATCTGGTGCTGGCGCAAGGAGCGGGTGATGTTGGCAAAGTCGCTAGACATCTCGCCGCTTTGGAATTGAATATCGCCAAAATGAAATCATTGTCATAA
- a CDS encoding cell division protein FtsQ/DivIB, which yields MTVDDVEFQRENRINKTPHIIGALFLAVVVTLIGSILYSTLSWMWDDQRLPLSKMILQGDLRYVTQEDVQRALARIDHIGTFMSQDVDVLQQSVEALPWVAHAAVRKQWPDTVKVYLTEHKAEAIWNGNALLNEHGMVFDGDIAQLTEDKVKLYGPVASGPEVLNVYRQISPEFAKLDLSISSLVLNDRRAWQIILDNGIRLELGKESLAERVARFFSLYRQLGSKAAKVSYVDLRYDTGAAVGWFPEQELGQENTDD from the coding sequence CTGACAGTCGATGACGTTGAATTTCAACGTGAAAATCGAATAAATAAAACGCCTCATATTATTGGCGCTCTGTTTTTGGCCGTCGTTGTTACGTTAATTGGCTCGATTTTATATTCAACATTAAGTTGGATGTGGGACGATCAGCGTCTGCCGTTGTCAAAAATGATCCTACAAGGTGATTTGCGCTATGTGACACAAGAAGATGTGCAGCGTGCGCTCGCTCGTATTGATCACATCGGCACTTTTATGTCGCAAGATGTCGATGTGTTGCAACAAAGTGTAGAAGCATTGCCTTGGGTTGCTCATGCCGCCGTTCGTAAGCAGTGGCCAGATACAGTAAAAGTGTATTTGACGGAACATAAAGCCGAAGCTATTTGGAATGGTAACGCGCTGCTTAATGAACATGGCATGGTTTTTGATGGTGATATTGCCCAATTAACAGAAGATAAAGTAAAACTTTATGGTCCAGTCGCTAGCGGTCCGGAAGTGCTCAATGTCTATCGGCAAATTAGTCCCGAATTCGCAAAATTGGATTTATCGATATCATCGCTAGTGCTCAATGATCGCAGAGCTTGGCAAATTATTCTGGATAACGGTATTCGGCTAGAGCTTGGCAAAGAATCGTTAGCGGAACGAGTAGCGAGGTTTTTCTCGCTTTACCGCCAGCTAGGTAGTAAGGCGGCGAAGGTCAGCTATGTCGACCTCAGGTATGATACGGGAGCCGCAGTTGGTTGGTTCCCAGAACAAGAGTTAGGACAAGAGAATACAGATGACTAA
- the ftsA gene encoding cell division protein FtsA, which produces MTKTADDNLIVGLDIGTASVLALVGEILPDGQINIIGAGSSPSRGMDKGGVNDLESVVKSVQRAIDQAELMAECQISNVFISLSGKHIASRIEKGMGTISDEEVSQEDMDRAIHTAKSIKIGDEQRILHVIPQEFTIDYQEGIKNPLGLSGVRMEVSVHLISCHSDMARNIIKAVERCGLKVEQLVFSGLAASNAVITEDERELGVCVVDIGAGTMDVAIWTGGALRHTEVFSYAGNAVTSDIAFAFGTPVSDAEEIKVKYGCALSELVSKDDTVNVPSVGGRPSRSLQRQTLSEVIEPRYTELMGLVNQTIETVQLKLRQDGIKHHLAAGVVLTGGAAQIEGLVECAERVFRNQVRVGKPLEVSGLTDYVKEPYHSTAVGLLHYARDMRASDDGDYNEPKRSAVTGLFGKLRNWIQKEF; this is translated from the coding sequence ATGACTAAGACCGCGGATGATAATCTTATTGTTGGTCTTGATATAGGCACTGCAAGCGTATTAGCTCTGGTAGGTGAAATACTGCCTGATGGTCAAATCAATATCATAGGTGCGGGAAGTAGCCCGTCGCGTGGTATGGATAAAGGCGGCGTGAACGATCTTGAATCTGTGGTGAAATCGGTACAGAGGGCGATTGATCAGGCCGAGTTAATGGCTGAGTGCCAAATCAGCAACGTATTTATCTCTTTGTCGGGAAAACATATTGCTAGCCGTATCGAAAAAGGTATGGGAACAATATCTGACGAAGAAGTCTCACAGGAAGATATGGATCGTGCTATACATACTGCAAAATCCATAAAAATCGGTGATGAACAGCGTATCTTGCATGTGATTCCGCAAGAGTTCACCATTGACTATCAGGAAGGTATTAAAAATCCACTGGGTTTGTCTGGGGTGAGAATGGAGGTCAGTGTACATCTGATCTCCTGTCACAGTGACATGGCGCGCAACATCATCAAAGCCGTTGAGCGTTGCGGGTTAAAAGTGGAGCAATTGGTGTTTTCAGGGCTTGCGGCAAGTAATGCGGTGATCACTGAAGACGAAAGAGAACTCGGCGTTTGTGTGGTCGACATTGGTGCAGGCACCATGGATGTTGCCATCTGGACGGGAGGGGCGCTGCGCCACACCGAAGTGTTCTCTTACGCGGGCAACGCGGTGACTAGCGATATTGCCTTTGCATTTGGTACGCCAGTCAGCGATGCTGAAGAGATAAAAGTGAAGTATGGCTGCGCGCTGAGCGAACTGGTCAGCAAAGACGACACCGTCAACGTACCTAGTGTCGGAGGCAGACCATCACGAAGCCTACAGCGTCAAACGCTGTCGGAAGTGATCGAGCCGCGCTACACAGAATTAATGGGTTTGGTTAACCAGACCATAGAAACGGTGCAACTAAAGCTTCGTCAGGATGGCATCAAGCACCATTTGGCTGCGGGTGTAGTCCTAACGGGCGGTGCAGCCCAAATCGAAGGATTGGTTGAATGTGCGGAACGCGTTTTCCGCAATCAAGTTCGCGTTGGTAAACCGCTGGAAGTGAGTGGTTTAACCGATTATGTAAAAGAGCCGTATCATTCCACGGCTGTTGGATTACTTCATTACGCACGTGATATGCGAGCCAGTGATGATGGTGACTACAACGAGCCCAAACGTTCGGCGGTCACTGGCTTGTTTGGCAAGCTGCGTAATTGGATACAAAAAGAGTTTTAA